One stretch of Croceibacterium atlanticum DNA includes these proteins:
- a CDS encoding SDR family NAD(P)-dependent oxidoreductase, producing the protein MKVDASVAAIVTGGASGLGEASARALAAKGAKVALFDLNEERGAQVAAEIGGIMCKVDVSDEASVDAAFARAREAHGQERVLVCCAGIGTIGKTVRRDKETGEISHLPVDLFHKTIKVNLMGTFQCVAKSAAGMMTLEGLEDGERGAMVCTASVAAVDGQIGQVAYSASKGGVVGMTLPIARDFMNEGIRINTILPGIFKTPLLAGLPEKAQESLAAAVPFPKRLGHPEEYANLVMTMIENGYFNGETVRLDGAIRMPPR; encoded by the coding sequence ATGAAAGTGGATGCTTCGGTCGCGGCTATTGTTACCGGGGGCGCTTCCGGCCTGGGCGAGGCGAGCGCGCGGGCGCTTGCTGCCAAGGGGGCGAAAGTGGCTCTGTTCGATCTGAATGAAGAACGCGGCGCGCAGGTCGCGGCGGAGATCGGCGGCATCATGTGCAAGGTGGATGTCTCGGACGAGGCATCGGTGGATGCCGCCTTCGCCAGGGCGCGCGAGGCGCATGGCCAGGAACGCGTGCTGGTCTGCTGTGCCGGTATCGGCACGATCGGCAAGACCGTTCGCCGGGACAAGGAAACGGGCGAGATCAGCCATCTGCCGGTCGATCTGTTTCACAAGACGATCAAGGTCAATCTGATGGGCACGTTCCAGTGCGTGGCCAAGTCGGCCGCGGGGATGATGACGCTGGAAGGGCTGGAAGATGGCGAACGCGGGGCGATGGTCTGCACCGCCTCCGTCGCGGCGGTGGACGGCCAGATCGGCCAGGTTGCCTATTCCGCTTCCAAGGGGGGTGTTGTGGGCATGACACTGCCCATTGCCCGCGATTTCATGAATGAAGGCATCCGCATCAACACGATCCTGCCGGGCATTTTCAAGACGCCCTTGCTGGCGGGCCTGCCGGAGAAAGCGCAGGAATCGCTTGCCGCGGCCGTGCCCTTTCCGAAACGGCTCGGTCATCCGGAGGAATATGCCAATCTCGTCATGACCATGATCGAGAACGGATATTTCAATGGCGAAACCGTCCGGCTGGATGGCGCCATCCGAATGCCGCCGCGCTGA
- a CDS encoding TonB-dependent receptor, with product MNSKDFRKQLLGAGSALRVLAMVGAGVAATGIAVTPAVAQDYTSGSVTGTVTDESGAPVQGATVTLTSTSQGFTRTATTSANGAFRISALPTGGYDVTVEAAGKDTFTATDVRVLASQTASLNIGLTTTGNEIIVTGATIVSDFTGTTTGLNVDIEELVKTVPISRDLTSVVLLAPGTGRGDSAFGNLASIGGGSVAENAYYINGLNTTNFDNYLGSANVPFEFYRTIEVKAGGYPAEFGRATGGIVNATTKSGSNEFTAAAHLNWSPNFLRSAGKDEQNCSYDAPVTVDNPNPGITCLNSTNRSEDTDEQLSVVLEAGGPIIKDRLFVYGLLEMRNREWREVDALAGTAYDRSYDNPFWGVKVDAYPIDGHHLEFTIFDTQSTTTRRDVAYSEANGVPTYGLADSVSEFNFGGTSYVAKYTGNLTNFLTVSGAYGRMRDRFDNVGIAGAAGQPYFVNSSGSAVDGVESGAFFNGQRTLSNTFPYRTEREFFRGDVDLFFSLFGDHHIRGGFDVENNTLEKASVRTGGDFLVSNGILTSDAYNLGAGGAGAALIIRPGNVVEVNYFNSGGSFDAQNKSFYIQDEWDVTDRLQLSLGLRRDDFSVDRPDGANIVTMDENYAPRLGASYTLFDDYSGRIYGSFGDYYLPFASNTAFRTTGAEYYVRERYEYEGLDANGLPILGTQITSAEDANYSTTCPFQLTPISSGQFCNVTGDGSVASADTLISKNLSATKVREWLVGYEQTFRNVPLFDELKLGISYTNRRLKANAEDVAIDAAVNAYCDTNGLDCTTDGGSPIWTGFHQYVILNPGKDAVVQLDGLASRPGTTDEVTLTAEELGYSAASRKLDQVEFTFERPFDGSWTLAGSYTWQKLRGNSEGFVQSDFGQDDSGLTQDFDQPGFLDGAYGPVPQARRHRIKLWGSYQVFEGFMVGSNLTVESPRKLSCFGHHPTDPYANAYGAASRYCVPSNGAETELVARGRGLESDWIYNVDLKFSYQTEIPTGQTVRFRADIFNLLNDQGIQERNEVGELDATAAGADWYPVNPNYGVVTGYQTPRSVRLGVDIEF from the coding sequence ATGAATAGCAAGGATTTCCGCAAGCAATTGCTCGGAGCCGGCAGCGCACTGCGCGTGCTGGCCATGGTTGGCGCAGGTGTCGCCGCCACGGGCATCGCCGTAACCCCTGCCGTGGCGCAGGATTACACCTCCGGTTCCGTTACCGGCACGGTCACCGACGAATCGGGCGCGCCCGTCCAAGGTGCGACGGTTACGCTGACCTCCACCAGCCAAGGCTTCACTCGTACCGCGACCACAAGTGCGAACGGCGCGTTCCGGATCTCGGCGCTTCCGACTGGCGGCTACGACGTAACCGTCGAAGCAGCGGGCAAGGACACCTTCACCGCAACCGACGTGCGCGTGCTGGCATCGCAGACAGCTTCGCTGAACATTGGTCTGACAACCACGGGTAACGAGATCATCGTTACCGGTGCTACCATCGTGTCCGACTTCACCGGCACCACCACCGGCCTGAACGTCGATATCGAAGAACTGGTGAAGACCGTTCCGATCAGCCGCGATCTGACCTCTGTCGTCCTGCTCGCACCGGGCACCGGTCGTGGTGACAGCGCCTTCGGCAACCTCGCATCCATCGGCGGTGGTTCCGTTGCTGAAAATGCTTATTATATCAACGGCCTGAACACCACCAACTTCGACAACTACCTTGGTTCCGCGAACGTTCCGTTCGAGTTCTATCGTACGATCGAAGTTAAGGCTGGCGGTTATCCGGCAGAATTCGGCCGCGCTACCGGCGGTATCGTCAATGCCACGACCAAGTCCGGCTCGAACGAGTTCACTGCAGCTGCGCACCTGAACTGGTCGCCGAACTTCCTGCGTTCCGCGGGCAAGGACGAGCAGAACTGTTCTTACGATGCACCGGTTACCGTAGATAATCCGAACCCGGGTATTACGTGCCTCAACAGCACCAACCGTTCGGAAGACACCGACGAGCAGCTTTCGGTGGTTCTTGAAGCTGGCGGACCGATCATCAAGGATCGCCTGTTCGTCTATGGCTTGCTGGAAATGCGCAATCGCGAATGGCGTGAAGTCGATGCGCTGGCCGGCACCGCTTATGATCGCAGCTACGACAACCCCTTCTGGGGCGTGAAAGTCGATGCCTATCCGATCGACGGACATCACCTCGAGTTCACGATTTTCGACACGCAGAGCACTACGACTCGTCGTGACGTGGCCTATAGCGAAGCAAACGGCGTGCCGACCTATGGTCTTGCTGACTCGGTCAGCGAGTTCAACTTCGGCGGCACAAGCTACGTCGCAAAGTATACGGGCAATCTGACGAACTTCCTGACGGTCTCGGGCGCCTATGGCCGCATGCGCGATCGTTTTGACAATGTCGGCATTGCTGGCGCTGCCGGCCAGCCCTATTTCGTGAACTCTTCCGGGTCGGCTGTCGACGGTGTGGAGAGTGGCGCGTTTTTCAATGGGCAGCGCACGCTCTCGAACACTTTCCCTTATCGCACGGAACGTGAGTTCTTCCGCGGTGACGTGGATCTGTTCTTCAGCCTGTTTGGCGATCACCACATCCGTGGTGGGTTCGATGTGGAAAACAACACGCTGGAAAAGGCATCTGTCCGTACGGGTGGCGATTTCCTCGTGTCCAATGGCATTCTTACCAGCGACGCCTATAATCTGGGTGCTGGTGGTGCTGGCGCGGCTCTCATTATTCGCCCCGGCAACGTCGTGGAAGTGAACTACTTCAACAGCGGCGGTTCCTTCGATGCCCAGAACAAGTCGTTCTACATCCAGGACGAATGGGACGTCACCGACCGCTTGCAGCTTAGCCTTGGCCTGCGTCGGGATGACTTCTCCGTGGACCGGCCGGACGGCGCAAATATCGTGACCATGGACGAGAACTACGCTCCCCGTCTTGGCGCGAGCTACACGCTGTTCGACGATTACTCGGGCCGCATCTATGGCTCCTTCGGTGATTATTATCTGCCGTTCGCCAGCAACACGGCTTTCCGTACAACGGGTGCGGAATATTATGTTCGTGAACGTTACGAATATGAAGGTCTTGATGCCAACGGTCTGCCGATCCTTGGTACGCAGATCACCAGTGCGGAAGACGCCAACTACTCGACGACTTGTCCGTTCCAGCTGACCCCGATTTCCAGTGGGCAGTTCTGTAACGTGACCGGCGACGGTTCCGTTGCATCTGCGGATACCCTGATCTCGAAGAATCTCTCGGCCACGAAGGTTCGTGAATGGCTGGTCGGTTACGAGCAGACTTTCCGCAATGTGCCGCTGTTCGACGAACTGAAACTGGGCATCAGCTATACCAACCGTCGCCTGAAGGCTAATGCCGAAGACGTGGCGATCGACGCTGCAGTGAACGCTTATTGCGACACCAATGGCCTTGATTGCACCACCGATGGCGGTTCGCCGATCTGGACTGGTTTCCACCAGTACGTGATCCTGAATCCGGGTAAGGATGCCGTGGTTCAGCTGGATGGTCTTGCCAGCCGTCCGGGCACGACTGACGAAGTCACGCTGACCGCCGAAGAGCTCGGTTATAGTGCAGCAAGCCGTAAGCTCGACCAGGTCGAGTTCACTTTCGAACGTCCCTTCGACGGCAGCTGGACCCTTGCGGGCAGCTACACCTGGCAGAAGCTTCGCGGCAATTCGGAAGGCTTCGTTCAGTCCGACTTCGGTCAGGACGACTCCGGTCTGACGCAGGACTTCGACCAGCCGGGCTTCCTCGACGGCGCCTATGGCCCTGTGCCGCAGGCTCGTCGCCACCGCATCAAGCTGTGGGGATCCTACCAGGTCTTCGAAGGCTTCATGGTCGGCTCCAACCTGACGGTCGAATCTCCGCGTAAGCTGAGCTGCTTCGGCCATCACCCGACGGATCCCTATGCAAACGCATATGGTGCAGCTTCGCGTTACTGTGTGCCGAGCAACGGTGCAGAGACGGAGCTCGTCGCGCGCGGCAGAGGCCTTGAAAGCGACTGGATCTATAATGTCGACCTGAAGTTCTCTTACCAGACGGAAATCCCGACTGGTCAGACGGTTCGCTTCCGCGCCGATATCTTCAACCTGCTCAACGATCAGGGTATCCAGGAACGCAACGAAGTCGGCGAACTCGATGCCACTGCGGCAGGTGCCGATTGGTATCCGGTCAACCCGAACTATGGCGTCGTTACTGGCTATCAGACCCCCCGTTCGGTACGTCTGGGCGTGGACATCGAATTCTGA
- a CDS encoding tetratricopeptide repeat-containing sulfotransferase family protein, with protein MTAKSPKELILQTIEALTKGRREEALSRLQRLLQEGPASGDFYRSVARLASNIGEIDIALSAAGRFAATEPQTLERKLFYWGQLVEYGRGAIAQTDVAALPETVRSNAAVQHFLGTVASQEGDFGKAEEHLREAIAQGIAPQSWFALAMIKRFSPGDPDLSEMQRLRSEMGRMPEESRAAFFYALGKAYDDCGDFDQAYENYREGAALRKSARPYDPAEVEGLTGTLIDEYSAAGLSLLAPSGVRHSRAIFVNGLPRSGTTLVEQILTTHSAVADGGEINLFRAAVTSTAGIGLAPALAYQNRIGDHADPWGQVARTYERMLEMRFGPDGRIVDKTLLHSRLMGLLLHSLPDARVVWLRRRPADTALSCFRTYFSSEIPWSWSFGDIGHYFRQEDRLYRHWIEQFPDRILTVPYEELVSETENWVGRIAAFVGLEEEPQMHSPHLHKRSVRTASVGQVREPISTSRIGAAEAYQAYMSPFYEAYSN; from the coding sequence ATGACAGCGAAATCTCCCAAGGAACTTATACTTCAGACGATCGAGGCGCTGACGAAAGGGCGGCGCGAGGAAGCGCTTTCCCGATTGCAACGTTTGTTGCAGGAAGGGCCTGCATCAGGTGATTTCTATCGAAGCGTTGCTCGCCTCGCTTCGAATATAGGCGAAATAGACATTGCGCTGTCAGCGGCAGGGCGATTTGCGGCGACCGAACCGCAAACTCTTGAGCGCAAGCTGTTCTATTGGGGGCAGCTTGTGGAATATGGACGCGGCGCAATCGCGCAAACCGATGTTGCTGCGCTGCCTGAGACGGTCAGATCTAACGCTGCCGTACAACACTTCCTTGGAACTGTAGCAAGCCAGGAAGGTGATTTCGGAAAAGCCGAGGAACATCTGCGCGAGGCAATTGCACAGGGCATTGCTCCGCAAAGCTGGTTTGCGCTTGCGATGATCAAGCGTTTCTCTCCCGGGGATCCGGACCTTTCCGAAATGCAACGGTTGCGATCGGAGATGGGACGCATGCCGGAGGAGTCGCGCGCAGCTTTCTTCTACGCCTTGGGTAAGGCGTATGACGATTGCGGCGACTTTGACCAGGCCTATGAGAATTACCGAGAAGGCGCTGCCTTGCGGAAATCTGCGCGGCCCTATGACCCTGCAGAGGTAGAAGGGCTGACCGGTACGCTTATCGACGAATATAGCGCCGCCGGCCTCTCGCTCTTGGCGCCATCCGGTGTCAGGCACTCGCGGGCGATTTTCGTAAATGGATTGCCAAGGTCCGGCACAACGCTCGTCGAACAAATCCTGACCACCCATTCTGCGGTTGCGGATGGGGGTGAGATCAATTTGTTCCGTGCGGCCGTGACGTCAACAGCAGGGATAGGGCTGGCACCCGCCCTGGCATATCAGAACCGTATTGGGGATCATGCTGATCCGTGGGGGCAAGTTGCTCGTACATATGAGCGAATGCTTGAAATGCGTTTCGGCCCCGATGGACGAATTGTCGACAAGACGTTGCTGCATTCACGGTTGATGGGTCTGCTATTGCATTCATTGCCGGATGCGCGCGTAGTCTGGTTACGCCGGAGGCCGGCGGATACGGCTCTTTCCTGTTTTCGAACCTATTTCTCGTCAGAAATTCCATGGAGCTGGTCGTTCGGCGATATCGGGCATTACTTCAGGCAGGAAGACCGGTTGTATCGCCACTGGATCGAACAGTTCCCGGATCGCATTCTTACTGTTCCGTACGAGGAACTGGTTTCAGAAACCGAGAATTGGGTTGGGCGGATCGCCGCATTCGTCGGGCTGGAAGAGGAGCCGCAGATGCACAGCCCCCATCTGCATAAACGCTCAGTGCGTACAGCCAGCGTTGGCCAGGTGAGGGAGCCTATTTCAACCTCCCGGATTGGCGCGGCTGAGGCGTATCAGGCCTATATGAGCCCATTTTACGAGGCGTATTCCAACTGA